tctcgttttcgaagttctccaaatattcattcattcagaatgaattcagattcaacttcatacaaatgatctctaaatcaacgatagtcctacgtcacccttgcagttataccatagatataacccacttcctgttttttttatttttcaaaaatttaatatatCCCTGTTTATTCTCCTGTCTATTaccttttattttttatcatccCGCATTCATTCCAAGCAAGCGCTTCCAAGCCATTTTAGAAGAAAATGCATCCCAAGAAGAGTCGTTCCCCCTGAAAATGAATTATTAACTACCGCAAATTCAAATGTACAAGATAAATCACAAATTTTGTTcgcaaaatatgaaaaatacctAAACTATGTCGTCCCAAGTTAACTTTTCCTCCAACACCCGCATAGAATGGCGTAAATTAGGGAGAGTTTCAAGATACAGAACATTGAGTAAAGGAGGGTTGATTGtatttctttcacaaatcgtcaTCGCAAAAGCTAATCATGAATATGGTACCGATGTTTCCATAATAATTTTGTCGGTGACAATTCGTTTAAACtcaactaattttatgagttttgcacaggtcattttttgggtcgataaacaaaatgtacatggtcggttctttaaattcgataattatgttttttcaaaacctccgtTGCCTGTCAGGCtatgtcccaaaaagtcgattttccgccaaaatttttttttcgagatctccagatctcgacgtttcatgcatttttaaatcatttggcatcaaaaaaaaatttcgattttccaaatttcccatACTCCCATACAAATGTAGCACAAATTCCCGCATAAATCGAGAACTaaacaagcaaacggaaccaaatttgacatcaaGAGGTTCAGggggcaagaaatgtttctatggtggttcgacactccaccccctatCAAAGAGAAGAGGAGTGGCAGCCATACAACTAAGGAactaaaatttctgcataactcgagaaccaatcaagcaattggagccaaatttgacatatgaGGGTTatttataaattgaaatttggAATACGACGATTTGAGAGCACAAGAAAAGTTTCTGGTTTGATGTTTTGACACCCTTCCTGTGAAGCCCCCCCAATAGTTATAGAATAAAATCATTatgagacacaattttcgttaataattttcattccaaAGATATTTTTCGTCCATAACTTATATATTAAAAGTGTTTTCACTCCACATGAAAAGCTtttgcgccactttcccttaacacgttcgacgcccaacgcgacgcttttgagtttcttgcagagcccaacttgcgattaaattattaaatgaagatcaaacttagtttatagataacttttagatgatctagcaatgtttgttttcaattggagacgaattgataacaataactcatgccaaagtcatagtataggggttttgcaaaaaaaactgcagtacaaaccatccgtactgtaaattaataaaaagtacatatagtataaacagtataatattatggttatgatttaattatttttcttcatatcctatagttacatttaggtgcctattctatcaaattccttctaaaaatcctactcaatttgagcgaggaaagtgtcacccatatctgggtgacggggcgtcgaaagtgttaagtccgattgagctgatattttgcatagggtgttttttcgagatggtcAACAACcacttttgaaattcgagatgaccattttcattggcatcctaaaACACGATTAGAAGAAATCCGTTCAAATCGACGAAATTTTACATATTCATCTCAATTCTAGAGCTAGCCGAGCAACCGGTGAGCGTTGAGGACTTACGGAACGTTTGGCGAGAGCTGGTTAAGCAACGGTTGTCGATTGTTTGCTTCCGGGAAGGATCCGACGAAATCGTCGGTATGAACATGCTTTACCTCGCAGATAAGAACGACACTAAGGACTACACTGTAAGCTACCACATTGAACACATTCCCGTTATGGAATTATAATAATTAAAACCCTCTTTTTTTAGTCCAAAGGCGACCGCTGGCAGGACGTGGTCGATGCGGTGGTATATTTCTCCGGCCAGAGCAACGTTTTCGAGCGATACCAGGTCAACGAGTACCTGGGAGCGTTGGGTCTCTCGGTGTCACCCAACTATCGGGGCCGTGGCATTGCCACCGAACTGCTGCGCGCTCGGGTTCCCCTGTGCAAAGCCGTCGGATTGAAGCTAACTTCGACCGTTTTCACCGCCATCGGGTCGCAGGTTCCCGCGGCCAAGGTTGGCTTCGAGGAAACGCTCGTGATGGAGTACGAGGAGCTGGCGAAAGTCAACCCACGGTTTCACTTTCCCGGCATCCAGAGCAAGTGTTGCAAGAGTATGAGTTTGAGGATTGAATAGGGGCGAATCTAATATCTGGTGGATTCTGGAGCTGCGAACAAGAAATCCAAGCAAGCAAGGATATTTcgaagaaaataaaaaccagCAAAAGGTGAAAGTTCTTCTGCGTGTAAAGGAAAATATTCTTGTTCGTACAATatatcaataataataatagagacaaaaataaaattgatcCTAAACTCACTCTAGATAACATTTGCGATATGAATATTAGAAAAGTAATAATAGTAGAGAACTTCTAACGGGGCAAGAGGTCAATCCACTCACCTCAACAATCTTCCGAAGCGAAACGAGTCACAACAAAAATGTTAATAATAATCGGTATAATTACATGAATTATGCAAATGCTCGTGTTCACTCTCGTGCTGAAACCTATTAGCTCGTATGGTACCGTGTTACCACATCAGATCCCGAAAAACATCAAAAGGATTGTTTTCACATTTTGCCCTAATCTGCTTATACGAAAGCTTGcaggaataaataaaaataatataatgcATACTTTCTCGTGAATCCGTTCTGGCAAGTTCTGGTGTTGGTGCTTTCGGAAGGGGATTAAATCCAACGATTTCACTCTTTGGCGAGTGTTTTGAGCTTCTCTTCCAGCCCCGCAGTCCGTTTGCACATATCAACATAGTTTTGCTGCAGCTGGCGCTGGTAGACAAGAACCTTCTCCTTTTCTTCGGCCCACTTGAGTCTTTCCTGCTCGAATCCCACTCGGGCGTCGTGCAGTTCCTGTGTTAGCCGGGCAATTCCATCGGTTTCCTCACCACTTTCGCGGGCTGGCGCTGGCGCTGGAGCTTCCGTCGGACTGCACAC
This is a stretch of genomic DNA from Toxorhynchites rutilus septentrionalis strain SRP unplaced genomic scaffold, ASM2978413v1 HiC_scaffold_188, whole genome shotgun sequence. It encodes these proteins:
- the LOC129781717 gene encoding uncharacterized protein LOC129781717, with the protein product IRRNPFKSTKFYIFISILELAEQPVSVEDLRNVWRELVKQRLSIVCFREGSDEIVGMNMLYLADKNDTKDYTSKGDRWQDVVDAVVYFSGQSNVFERYQVNEYLGALGLSVSPNYRGRGIATELLRARVPLCKAVGLKLTSTVFTAIGSQVPAAKVGFEETLVMEYEELAKVNPRFHFPGIQSKCCKSMSLRIE